Within the Sarcophilus harrisii chromosome 2, mSarHar1.11, whole genome shotgun sequence genome, the region gatacctcATAGCAGTCTGATTCCAGGAAAACCAGTGATTGCctaaagagagaagggagggagagggagagagaggaggagagggaaggagggagggaggaaaggagaaagggagagactgaGAGGTAAGTGAGAGAGAAAGTAAGGATTAATGCTTATAAAGTTTTATAATTTGGGCTAGTAAAGCAAGCTGTAGGATGGTTGGATTGTAGGGTCAGATGAGAAGACTTGAGTAAGTTTATAAGTAAAGAAGGATCCAAAAGGAACAGTTGAAGACCAGAGAGAAAACTGTTCATCTCCTATTTCTGACACTCACCAGTTATATATAATGTGGAAGAGTATCATCTAATTTAAGAagagatggagataataattctTGTATCCTTACCTTACAGAATTATTGACTGGATCAACTAAGAGAATTTTCATTCCCACTTTTatagttttaaggtttgcaaagtactttcctcaaagCAGCTCTCTGAAGCAACTAGtgtttcccccaccccaccccttttttttttttcaaacaaggaGCATAggaaattaagagatttgccaCTGACCACTCAGATAGTCAGTGGTAGAgcagagatttgaacccaggtctactAATGCCAAGACTATTGTTCCCTATTTTCTTTCCACTGTCCCTACCATGTCTctgaaatgatttattcaaaacagatgatgtaaaaacattttataaacccCACAATTCTAAgtctaaattattaattaattttctttatatgtctGGTGCTCCTTACCTCAGAGACATGAAAGAAAATCAGTGCCCTCTGACTGGCACTCTGGAACAGAGTATTCTCAGGGCATATTCTTGCAAAAACTCTGGGTGAAGGTGGATGAGAGTTAAGTGAAGAAATCAACTAAAGTAAGAGCCAGAGCCTAATCTCTCATCcccattttttctgcttttcattGGTTCCTCCTCTTCCATGTCTCTTCCATTGTCCTTACAGGCCCACGAATGGGTGGATGAAGGAACAGCAAAATTAGCAGGAGTAGGACCAGGTCAGGAGTCTGTATTAGCGGCCCTGGCCCCAGTGCCCAGTGCCGGCACCTTCCAAGAAATGAGGGCTCTGGCCCTGGAACTGGGCAGCCCAGCAGCACTCCGAGAGTGGGCCCGCTGCCATGCCCGATGTCTGGAGCTAGAACGGAAGGTTCAGGAGTTTCTGGGGGATGAAACAAGTCCACAAGGTCGCTGCCGGCGTCGGGCGGACAGTGCCAGCAGTGGCAAAGGCAAACAGGACCCACTCAGCCCCTCTCGAAGCCTCAGCTTGTTGCTCCTCCCCAATAGCCCTGGCCCCCGATCAGCTCCTTCCCACTCTTCCCTGGCACCCTGTGGGGAAGACAGTGAGGAAGAAACAGCAGAACTTGCTCCTGAGGCCCCGGGCAAGCCCCGGCCTGGGACCACGCGAGCTGTCCTGATCCGTGGCCTAGAGGTCAGCAGCACTGAGGTGGTGGACAGAACCTGCTCACCCAGGGAGCATGTCCTGCTGGGTCGAGCTGGAGTCCCTGATGGGCCCTGGGGGGTTGGCACCCCTCGGATGGAGCGCAAGAGAAGCATCAGGTGAGTCAGGGATCACCTTGGACACTGATGACCCTACCCTTGCCCATCTGCGCTCCCTTGCAGCCCCaggatggggagagaaagggaggggctCCCCTGGCACCCCTCTGTGCCCCTGCCCCCCCAGGCTCTGGGATGACAGCCCTTGACCCCAGTTCTGTGTTTCTAGTGCCCAGCAGCGGTTGGTGTCAGAGTTGATCTCCTGTGAACAAGAGTACATAACGGTATTGGGTGAGCCGGTGCCACCAACAGGATCCGAGCTGACAGGAGAGATTCGGGCTGACTGGACGGGAGTCCTGGCTGCTCGGGAGCGACTCCGAAACTTCCATCGGGTGCATTTCCTTCGGGAGCTGCAAGGCTGTGCTGCCCACCCTCTTCGAGTTGGGGCTTGTTTCCTGAGGCATGTAAGTGGTCACATAGCGTCTTTTACTTCCCTGAATCCTTTCCCCATGGCCTCTGCTTCTGAAAGCCTCATTTtccctaattttattttctcccaagcCCCATCCTCCTGAGCCATTTGCACAATGCCTGTTCTCTAAAACTCTCCATTCCCAAGTGTCTCTAAAGGTCTCTCTCGGGTCTCCCTCAAGCTATTTCTCCATCCATTTCTGGACTGCTATGTAAATGATGTCATCTCTAGAATtagtattatattgtatttatattctgtGGGGAGTCTCTCCATAAAGCCGGTCCCTTTCTTTTGTCCAAATATCTCCTGAtgttccccattttccttttgggGCAGCAGGAGTAGAAAGCACCTTTTTCTGCATCACCCAGTTCTTCATGGATTACTGTTAACCACCTTCCTCCTGATGCAGGGAGACCAGTTCAATCATCACTTACTTTCTTCCTAATTCAGAGGGACCAGTTCAACCTGTATGCTCAGTATTTGAAACATCGGCACAAACTAGAAGCTGGCCTGGCTGTGCTCAACACCCCAAACAAAGTAAGTTCTCTTTTTAGATCCACAACAACAATGGgattgagagagacagaacaTACCCACTACCCCTACCCTCTCTCTATACATATGTCCcagagtgggagaaaaaaatggagtctTTCTAGCAGCATATAGATATGTTTGTACCTTGTCTGAGTCACGTGGTGTAGTGGAAAGGGCACTGGAACTGCCAGATGTCTGAAGCTAAAGAGAAAGGCTCAAGACTTTCTGAGGAATGCAACAAATCCATAAGGTCAGTGCTAGCATTAGGCAGACAGAAGTGAAGAAACCTGTCTTCTAACCCCACTTCTACTGGATAATTAGTTGACTATGTGCACATAAGCTACTTCTCTTAGTTTGTTTCCTCATCCCAATAAATAGGGGGAATTCCTATTACTTATCTCAAAGGGCTGTAAAGACCAGCTAAGATCATAGATGTGAAAGCACAAATACTATAGAAATATAGTATGTAATTATTTAACTCATTCCATTCCTCATCTGATTATGGAGGGCAAAATAATCTTCTAAATGTCCTCTCTCCCTAAGCTTTCTCTGAGAtattaaaaggagaaaaccacTCCTTAGAGGGATGGAGAGTCCTCTGGTTCTTCAGGTGGCAATCCTTGACTCTCCAGAATACAACTACCACATGCTCATTGAATAAATGCCTCAGATCTTCACCATGAACCTCTTTTGTCTCCTCCCCCACCCAAGGGTTCCACAGAAAGTGGCTCCTACCTGCCCAGATTTGTACAGCAACCCCTGGAACAGTTAGCTCAATATGGGAAACTCTTGGAGGAGTTGCTGAAAGAGACAGGGACTGAGCTGAGCTCTGAACGTCAGGCTCTGGCAGCTGCCCTGCAGCTGCTGAGGGACCAAGAGGACAGAGGCCGGGACCTGCTAGCTGTGGAGGCCATTCGTGGCTGTGAGGTAAAAGCAGCCACCAACATCCACTTGGCTCTGAGACAGATAATGGGTTCTAGTTTCAGTCCTGCTTGCTAGTTTGTTATTTGACTAATGGGTTCTAGTTTCAATCCTGCTTGCTAGTTTGTTATTTGACCTTAGCCAAGTCACCTCCTTAGTTCtaagtttcttcagctgtaaaatgaaagaattaaactTAAATCATTTCTCAGGCctcttctagctcaaaatccTGTGACTCTAtgactcctttccttttccttctacttGACTTTCCAGTTCCATGCCTTTTCCCCCACCTACCTTACTAGCTTAGATCCATCCATCTCGGTGACCAttcaattttcctcttccttttttctcttttcttcacccTGAGATCAAGTTCCACCAAATTTCAACACTGCCCTCTCTTTTTTGGAACAGATCCTTCTAATTCTTTATCCCCTTTCTTACAAGAACAGCTGTTTAGAGTACTAGGGTTCTCAGAATACAATGGCATTTTTCAGCAGCTATGAACTGCAGTTTGCAGGGTGCTATGCCTTCCTCTATCCAAGGCTGGGATGGAGCACTGCCTATAGAAATACAAAACGTTTGACTTTTCAAAGCAACCTTAAATTCTAATTGCTTTGACTTTAAGATTCCCAGCTAAAAGCTTCACTACTTCCTAGGCTCTATCTAGAGAACTCAACattatccacacacacacaccccaaaaaaaAGTTTCCCTCAGGTTCTAGTTATTTCTGCTGCTATTTCCTACAAATTGAATGTCCCTGCTTCCACCTGCAAGGTCGTCTAATTTTTATCTccagatacagaaaaagaaaaaggaagagacaaataAAATGGGCACTTGGGAAGGAATTAAGTAAGATAGGGCCAATAAGACAGAtggaaaaaaaggcacaaaattgaaaaatcaaatagaaagaaGAAGCCATGAAGTCATAAGATTTTGAGCTAGAACTAAGGATAGGCTAACCTTTATCCTTTGTCTTTCCTCAGTTGGATCTGAAGGAGCAGGGGCAGCTGCTACACCGAGATCCTTTCACTGTCTTCTGTGGGAGAAGAAAATGCCTGCGCCATGTCTTCCTCTTTGAACATCTCCTCCTCTTTAGCAAACTTAAGAGCCCCGAAGGTGGACCTGAGGTTTTTGTTTACAAGCAGGCTTTTAAGGTACATCTCTATAGGAGCATCCTTCTTTCCTTGGATATTTAGAGTGCTCCAGAACCTTACCCTAGTCCAGAGACTTGGATAATCTAGAAATAGATCTTGTCCTGGAGTCAACCAGTGACTGGTCAGGATTTCAAATGCTGAACCAAGCTCAGGAGAGCAGTACCTACCACCAGGAAATCCagggataaaatgagaataatagtttgTGATCTAGAACCTTGTGATCTAGaaactcaaatggaaaaatatctctGTAAGCCACATAgtaacttagaaaatcacaaataaacattatttattaaacactcagGAGTTTTGCCAGTGGTATATTTGATACCTCTGATGTAGAATACATAGGCACTGCAAATACTGCTTGACCAGAGTGAATAACCAAAGGCAATGATGCAAAATTCTTGCCTAGGTACCAGGTGCTACAGGATTGCTGTTTTCCACAGTCTATGGTTTTGCTAAAGACCTGGATCAATAGAATTAGAATCATTTTCTGTGCCTCCAGTTTTTATTCTAAAGCTACATTCAGGCTCTTGGAGGTCTGGTTTGTATGAGAGGCACCACCTGCTCAGTTATTCACTCTCCACACctgctcatttattcattctccacttcttctttttttcccctttcagacTGTAGACATGGGGCTGACAGAGAACATTGGGGACAGTGGGCTCTGCTTTGAACTGTGGTTCCGAAGACGACGTTCCCGGGAAGCATACACACTTCAGGCCACCTCATCTGAGATTAAACACAAGTGGACAAGCTCCATTGCCCAGCTGCTTTGGAGACAGGCAGCCCACAACAAGGGTACCAGAAGAGAGAGGGTGGTAGTAGAGAAGGAGCAAAAGGGGGGAGAGGACAAGAGGCTGGTGGTCAAGCAGGAGCAGAGGTGATAAGGGAGAAGTgacagtgtccctgttttcccagaGCTTCGAGTGCAACAGATGGTATCCATGGGCATTGGAAACAAACCCTTTTTGGACATCAAAGCCCTTGGGGAGAGGACCCTCAGTGCCTTGCTCACAGGGAGAGGTGAGGATCATGATGTATAaagttttcctccctccctccttgcccAAGAAGCACTCAGAACCTTGAAGATGAGGGAACAATCCCAAACTGGGGGTTGGTGGGTAAGAGATAAAGAGGCAAGGCAAAATCTTTCTAGGAATTGTGGGAGTAAGAGACGTTCCATGGGACCAAGGCGTATTATGGGGAGACAACACCTAGCCCCTCTCTCCCACACAACCCCCTCTCTGCAGCTGCTCGAACCCGGGCCTCCGTGGCTGTTTCTTCTTTCGAGCATGTCGGCCCCTCCCTACCCTGCCTTTCCCCGGGAGCCTGCTCCCTGCCGGCCCGCGTCGAGGAGGAGGCCTGGGACCTGGACATCAAGCAGATCTCCTTGGGTGAGGCACCGTGAGCAGCAGTGGCCCTACACCCTGGCGATTCCCTTAACTGGATGCTCCTAACAGCTAGTTCACCATGGCAATGCTTAGGGTTTGCCTGTTAACTGGGAGATTTTTCTTGCCTTAGCCAAGTTGCCTTGTTGCCGTGATGGGTTTGTACACCTTCCCAATCCTGAAGCACCTTCTACCTCACTGCTAGGTTGATGCTTACAGCGGACTGTTTTTTCAGGAGCGTTTCCTCTACACCCCTTTCCTAGCTCTCCCTTGGTCGCTATGGAAACTGCCTCAGCTTCCTGTTGTGCCCTCCTGGTTCACCATGGCAATACTTACAGCTTCCTGTCGCTTCTTCTCTGGTTATTCTAATGATGCAGCTGACAATTTCCTGCCTTTTACTGGGGGAGGAGGGTTCCCCTGCAACGGGGTTGCTATGGTGACTCACAGCTTCCTGTTGCTAGGGAGTTTTTCCTCTATGCTTCTACAGCCTGGTTGCTTAAGGTAATCTGGAGGGGTTCTATACACTGCTCTCATCCCAGCTTCCCCTCCAGCACCCGAATCACCGGACTCTTCTGGAGAAGTGTCCCCGAGAGCAAGAAGTAGCCCCAGCCTACAGCCCTCCAACCTTAGGAGCAGCACCCCTCTTCTGCCTGGTGGAGGGATCATGGGGTTTGCCCGTACGGTGAGTTCCTACGATGGGGCCAGGTCTGGAAATTATCTCTTTATATGTGATTTCTCCCATTCATAGAGTCTGTTAATCAGGAATGTCATCCTTCACAATTTAAACTAGAGATCAAAATATTCCTAGATACGGGAGAGAATTTCATAAGCAACAGAATGGcaggatgggagaaaaaaagtaaattataccTAGGGTAGGGCTTAAGCtaaactaacaaaatccaaaaatataGGGAGACCCCTTTGGTGTAGTGGTACAATGCCAGATTCTAGATCCAAGAACTAGTCCAGGCTAGCTTTCAGTGGTGATTTGGCCTGccatttgctagctgtgtaacctcAGGCAACACTTAATGCTCCTTGACtcctattttcttcatctataaagtgaggctGATAGCATCTAGCTACTTCAGAGACATTGAGAGGATCAATTGAGATCATATATACAAAGGGTTTATGGCTATAATGAACTATATTAAATCtcagctaatattattattaaaaaggtaCAGGGTTGGTAGGGGAACAGCTAAAGTTATCTTTCTAGCTCACATTAAGTTTCTCTTTTCTTAGAGCCATACTCGAGCCCCAAGTGATCCCACCACTCCTCTGTGACCCTGGAGCTCTGGGGTGAGTCATAAGATCCTTTTCCCCACCCAGCACTCCCCTCCACGTAAATGTTCCCAGCTACCCTTCTCCACCCCCCAGTTCCCAGGCATCAATTCTTCCTCTACTCAACTCCTTTCACTCTTCTTTCTTGCAGAGTAGGTCCAGAATGCAACAGGAGCACCACCTTTGAAGGACATGATGGGTTGGGGTGGAGGCATAATATAGGCATGAGAGAATGTCAtgcttcttcctttcatttttattttctgggaAAGAGGGGTCAAGGGACCAGTGCATTATTATACTGCTCCCTCCCCCCACACCCCTTGCTCTTCCTAGCTTGGTGCCTTTGCCTGCAGGACCCAAAGTGACCACATCTGCTTACCACTGAAACCCTGCAATAGGAGAAAttatccctcttccctttcttcctcaatCCTAACCCATCCTCTAGAAAATATATCACTGCACATGCCCGGTACTCCTCTACCCAcaacttttatttctcttccatcCCTTACTCCTCCCTAAAGGAAATCATCTCTTCGGGGCAAACTGGAGTATTATGGGAAATGGACCATCACAGGAGACAGAACTATGCAAACTGTTGTGGGAGGAAGGGGTTGGGGAACCTGAAAGTATCTTCTATGtaattatgttattataattactattgccaTATTAAATGTATTTACTGGAGTCATCTCCTGGAAACAGGAAATCTTCTTAGTCTCTTGGAATGAATGAGACAACACTTTAATTTGAACACTTTCCCAGAATTATTCCCATGGCCAGAAGggataaaactgaattttaagtaAAAAGGCATTTTATATGACTTTGGACTTCTAATCTGAAAAATCCTTGAACTACAAGACCTCTACAGTCTAAATCTACAACCAAAGCTTTGATCCTATAACTAATAGGACATACAAATAAGGCTAGATAAATGCAGGGAGGTTTATCACAAGAAGACTGACTATGAGGTAACGATTTATTTTGGGGGGCAGGATGTCACTGCAACTCATGAAGTACCTACTTACTAAAGCATGGAAATGATTATAATCTCCCTCTGAAGGTAGTACCCACGAGGATGAAATCATAACTCTTCTGAATTATTTAAGTAAGCCAGGTGCCATCCACACTCCCATCACAAATCAAAAGCTGTTGGTGCAAAAAACCTGACTCTGAAACTTTTTATAGACTGGCAGTGAGACCACCAAGGGTAAGACGCTGCCTCTTAAGTCCTCTTCTACCCACCCACCTCTGTTGGTAGTCCTGGCTGCTCCCAGGGAACTCTGGGTCCAACGGACAATGTCTGAGTTGACTGACAAACAGTAGGACATAGGCCGACAGAAGGACACAGTGCCTAGTGCCTTAAGACACCTGTTTATTGGGGAAAACCGGGTCTGCGGGGATCGTACCAAAAATAGCAACGTCTACAGGACCCCTGCTAGGGACAGGAGGAGGGTGGGACGGTCCCCCTCGTACAAAAATAAACTCTCACGGCTATGGACCAGCAAGGACTGGTGGGGTGGCCCTCTCTACCGGGTCCCCTTCCCCGCCCTCGGAATCTGCTCTCTGCCCCCCACCTCCGCCACTCTAAGGCACTGTGACTCTCCCCAGGACAGGGTGGACACCGCCCTCCAACCCACACATCCCAGGCTGACTTCTCCCGGCTCTGCCCAGATCTGCCTGAGGACTGGATGTGGGTTCCGAGCTGCCCCCTGCTGGCTGCCCTACCCAACTACCTCTAGTGATTTCCCGCTCCCTCAAGGTGAGCGCTCTCTCTCTATACTACCTGCCCCTAAATGGGCTCCCTATCGTTCCTGCCCTCCCACCCCAGCCCCTGCAGTCTCCCCCTGTCGGGACAGCCCAGGGCTCCCATTCCCGTCCTGTGGAGGGCTGGGGGTCAACTCCCCTGACAGGACGCAAgctgaggagggaggggagggagcagaCTGGGGTGGCCTGCGACCCCGGGCCCTCCGGCTGTGATGCACTTGCAGATGCAAAGCCATGAGCTCGGGAGCTCCAGTGGCAAAAGGGCAGAAGAGGCAGCGGTGCAGGGAGCCCCCGGCCCCGGCCTCACCTCCGGTCCCCGCCCGCAGGGACAGGTCCAGAGGCTCGGCTTCGCCACCTCGCCCATTGCGCAGGGTCCTCCCGGGGCTCACAGGTTTACGACGGGAGGGGGCAGTGGCGCTGGAAGGGAGGCGGGAGCCCATGGCACCCTCCGCCCAGGTTGGGGGTGCAGGACTGGGTTTGGCCCCTTGGGATGGAGCTGAGCCCCGCTGAGGTGGGGGTGGAGGCTCCGGAGGTGGCCCCGGTCCAGCCCCACTCCTTTGCTCTCGATGGTGGCGCTGCAGGTGATATTTGAGGGAGCCCGACTGGGTACCAGCGTAATCGCAGTGGGGACACTTGTAGGGGCGCTCACCTGCAGAGAGCAGAAAATTTAGTTGAGAAGAGCTGTGCCCACCAGAGACCCTTATCTTTGCCTTTCACAGACTTGCATGTCAGAAAACGTGCAGGGTGGTCCCCTCCTCGGAGTTGTAAGGCTTAAAGGGTTCAGGACTGACCCCAAACCAGTGACCCCACCCATTTCTGAAGGTCCCCCCACAACTGTGACTCCCTCATAAAACAGACATCCCACAGACATCTCCATTTCTGGGCAAGAGATGCCCCTCATGCTCCCAAAAGCAAGcgctttcctcttccttttcaaaaCCTGCATGATTCCCAGGCCCCGAGCCCTGAGATAACCCGCATCTCACCTGTATGAACCCGCAGATGCACTTTGAGGTGGTGTGCAGAACGGAAGGATTTTCCACAGAAGGGGCAGTCCTTGCCAGAGGCTCCCCGGCCCCCTTCAGACCTTGTTCCCCCGACCAACAGCCCGTTCTCTTCTGCAACACATGGAGAAAGACTCGAGTTAGGGGGCTAAGATCTCCCTACTTGGACTTGCAAGACGCAGACTGGGCTCCAAGACGCGAGAGGAAAGGGAGCCGGGGAAGGAGAGGCAGACTGGCGGGATCGGTGCTCCGCGCGCGGGAACAGCTACCAAGCAGCGGCGTCTAGGAAACACCGGGACAAAGAGGGCCGGAACCGCAGAGAGACAACGGGGATGGTGGGCGGCCGCAGGGGTTACACGTACGTACCCTGCGAGGCTGCGGACCGGGCCGCGCCCCCCGCGGCGGGAGCAGGATGACCCGAGCCTTCCCCGGGCCGCCGATGAAGGGAAGCCAGCGCCCCCAGGGCCCTGCTCCGAGTCCAGCCGTCGTCCTCGGCttccaccaccacctcctcttcctcctcatcttgcTCCTCCAGGCGGGGGCGCCGATCGCGGGCGGGGAGCGGGCGGAACCCCCCGAAGCCGCGGCCGCCCGCGGGCTCGGCGCCCTCGCCGTTGGGCCTGGCTTTCCCAGCTCGCAAGCTCAGGTAGCCCAGCAGGCCCGGGGGCTCGCCGCGGTCGCCCTGCGGCGGGGCCGGGGCCAGCAGCAGCGCCGGGCCCAGCGGCTCGTAAGCCAGAGCCCAGGtcgggcgggggcggggcccgAGGAGGCGCGGAGCCGGGCCCCGGCGCGCGCAGAGCCCCCAGCTTGCTGGCGTGCAccttcatgtggtttttgaggaacCAGGGCTCCTTGAAGCAGCGGCCGCAGACGGGGCACGCGTGGTCGAAGGAGGCCTTGTGCTTGCGCATGTGGCCTTTGAGGAACCAGGACTGAGTGAAGCTCTGGCCGCAGACTTGACAACGGAACTCTGGGGGCGCCGGAGGCTCCTCGGGGGCGGTGGCTGGAGCTGGGGcgggctccggctccggctccggctcggGCTCGAGCTCCGGGGCCGACTCGGACTCTGGCTGGGGCAGGgacaggggcaggggcaggggcagggggaggggtTGCGGCCCGGCCGAGGCGGCCGCCAAGGGGCGCTCGGGAGCGCCGTGAGCCGTCAGGCTGTGGCGCAGCAGCTCCTCCTCCTGGCTGGACCCGAAGCTGCACAGGTTGCATTTCCAAGGCCGGTGGAGGATGTGCAGGTGGCGTTCCCGCTCCGCGGCCGTGCGGAACTTGCCTTTGCAGAAGGGACAACGGAAGGCAGGTAGAgtcggggccggggccggggccggggccggggcgggCAGCTCCGCCGGGGGCGTAGGCTGCAGGAGCGCCCCGGGCGCGCTGCCCAGCCGGGCCTCCCGCAACAGGGCGCGCTCCTCCAGCTCCAACAGCAGGCGCGCGGCGGGGCTGCGCGGGCGCTCGGGCTGGTGCGTGCGCAAGTGCAAGCGCAGCAGGGCCCTCTGGGCCGTGCGGTGGCCGCAGTGCGGGCACTGGAAGGGCTGGGCGCCCGGGTGGGCCCGCAGATGCAGCGCCAGAATCGAATTGAAGCGAAAGCGCTTCCCGCAGACCGGGCACGGGAAGCGCCGCCCGCCCCCTCGGCTTTCGGGCCAGCCAGCTGCTCCCATTGCTGCCGGCCCCCCGCTCACGCCCGGCCCGTTGGAGTAACGCTGCAGGTCCAGCTCGCCGTCGAAGGCTGGCAGGGCAAGGGGGCCGCCCGGGGAGCGAGGACGTGAGCCCTGCCAAGACAGGAGCGGAGGAGTCGGGTCAAGAGAGGATACAAGGAAGAGGGAAGTGGGGAACCGGAAGATAAGAACTATGGGGGCGGGAAAAGGGAGGATCAAGGGACAGCAGAGCCCCAAGGGGAGAAGAGAGCGGTAGGAATTAGAGAAGCCAAGTAACATGCCTCCCCTCCAAAAACCCGACCAACCACCGTCTGCACACACGTCTCCAACCCCCAGTTCTGCTCCTTGCCTCTGGCACGCGATGGGGGCAAGGATGATGGACTGCTTTAGGAAGGGGCAACGGCATCACTCACCTCCATGGGCTCACTTCACA harbors:
- the ZNF219 gene encoding LOW QUALITY PROTEIN: zinc finger protein 219 (The sequence of the model RefSeq protein was modified relative to this genomic sequence to represent the inferred CDS: inserted 2 bases in 1 codon); translated protein: MEGSRPRSPGGPLALPAFDGELDLQRYSNGPGVSGGPAAMGAAGWPESRGGGRRFPCPVCGKRFRFNSILALHLRAHPGAQPFQCPHCGHRTAQRALLRLHLRTHQPERPRSPAARLLLELEERALLREARLGSAPGALLQPTPPAELPAPAPAPAPAPTLPAFRCPFCKGKFRTAAERERHLHILHRPWKCNLCSFGSSQEEELLRHSLTAHGAPERPLAAASAGPQPLPLPLPLPLSLPQPESESAPELEPEPEPEPEPAPAPATAPEEPPAPPEFRCQVCGQSFTQSWFLKGHMRKHKASFDHACPVCGRCFKEPWFLKNHMKVHASKLGALRAPGPGSAPPRAPPPPDLGXLAYEPLGPALLLAPAPPQGDRGEPPGLLGYLSLRAGKARPNGEGAEPAGGRGFGGFRPLPARDRRPRLEEQDEEEEEVVVEAEDDGWTRSRALGALASLHRRPGEGSGHPAPAAGGAARSAASQEENGLLVGGTRSEGGRGASGKDCPFCGKSFRSAHHLKVHLRVHTGERPYKCPHCDYAGTQSGSLKYHLQRHHREQRSGAGPGPPPEPPPPPQRGSAPSQGAKPSPAPPTWAEGAMGSRLPSSATAPSRRKPVSPGRTLRNGRGGEAEPLDLSLRAGTGGEAGAGGSLHRCLFCPFATGAPELMALHLQVHHSRRARGRRPPQSAPSPPSSACVLSGELTPSPPQDGNGSPGLSRQGETAGAGVGGQER